One part of the Amaranthus tricolor cultivar Red isolate AtriRed21 chromosome 16, ASM2621246v1, whole genome shotgun sequence genome encodes these proteins:
- the LOC130803003 gene encoding ER membrane protein complex subunit 8/9 homolog has protein sequence MGELTYEIGQNAYIKSVLHALKYKASSVNGILVGRFDASKGIVQISDAIPLSHSNIGLLPSLEIALMQIEEHYASQDLSLVGYFHANERSNDYDLGNVAKNIGDHLCRYFPQTGILLLDNRKLESLPKVKDRSPVMQLYSRDGSKWKLEESNRLVIKEPAANLILQDYISTQQWEDIVDFDEHLDDVSKDWLNAEFFK, from the exons ATGGGGGAATTGACATATGAAATCGGACAGAATGCGTATATAAAGTCAGTGCTACATGCCTTGAAGTATAAGGCGAGCTCGGTTAATGGGATTTTAGTTGGTCGCTTTGATGCCAGCAAGGGAATTGTCCAGATTTCTGATGCTATCCCTCTTTCTCATTCGAATATTGGTCTCCTCCCTTCTCTAGAGATTGCTCTGATGCAA ATAGAAGAGCATTATGCTAGTCAAGATTTGAGCTTGGTGGGATATTTCCATGCAAACGAAAGATCTAATGATTATGATTTGGGTAACGTGGCTAAGAACATTGGGGATCATCTCTGTCGATACTTTCCCCAGACTGGAATTCTTTTG TTGGACAATAGGAAACTGGAATCTTTGCCCAAAGTGAAAGATCGCAGCCCCGTGATGCAG CTATATTCAAGAGATGGATCTAAGTGGAAATTAGAGGAGAGTAACCGTCTTGTAATAAAGGAGCCTGCAGCGAACTTAATATTGCAGGACTATATATCAACTCAACAATGGGAAGACATTGTAGATTTTGATGAACACCTCGATGACGTCAGCAA GGACTGGCTAAATGCTGAATTTTTCAAGTGA